The Saliniradius amylolyticus DNA segment AGCAGATACAGCCCGTAGATGCGTTTATTGGCATCCAGCAGATAACCGGGCAGCTCAGAGAGCCCGGTTATACCTTGCTGAAACCATTCCCACACTCGCCTTCTCCTCAGAAGTGATACTTATAACCCACAAACGCCTGCTGAGGCTTAGTGGGACGCGCACCGTAAGGACGGCGACTGCCAATTTCCACCTCATCCAGCAGGTTATCGAGCTTCAGATACAGCTGGCCGTTGGCGCTGACATCATAGCTGGCCGACAGATCCACCAGCGTATGGCTTGGCACCACTTTACCGGAAAGTACCACACCCTGCCCGGCCGCTTCGCGCATTTCGCCGGTGTGATTCACCAGCAGCGTCACCCGCCAGTCACTGGCCGCAACGCCTACCGTCAGAGTCAGCACATTATCAGGCAAATAGGGCACCTCATCACCGGGGTCGACCTCACCCCAAAGATCGAAGTCCGAATCCAGGCCCTGTTTAAACTCTGACTGGGTATGGGTATAAACCACCGACCAGGGCAATGTCAGCTCACCGGTTACACGCATATAGCTGTTGATGCTGGCTTCCAGTCCGTACACCTCGACCGCCCCGGCATTAAAGTCCTGATCCAGATCACCATCGCTGGCACAGCTGGCGGCCGTCGAGAAGGAGCAGCTTTCTTTCAGGTTATCCACGTCATTAAAAAAGCCCACCACTTCGGCCTGGGAGGCGCCGTTACGGTAGCGCCAGCCCAACTCATAGTTGAGACTCTTCTCCGGTTCGATGCGCTTATCCTGCAGCGGACTGGTAGGCACAAAGCCTTTGTGTACCCCGGCGAAGACCGACTGCTGTTCATCCACCCGATACAAGGCGCTGGCGGAGGGCAACCAGATGCGATGCTCCTTACGCTGCCAGTCATCGCCGGCATTCGGCTTGCGATTGCGATTGCGATAGTAACCGTCGATATCTTCACCGCGAGTGCCCAGTGTAAAGGCCCAGTCTCCAAGCTCAATCCGGTCCTGAATATACACCGACCAGGCACGAGTCGTTTCCAGGTTAGTGGTGGTGGCACGCACGCTTTCACCGGTGGCGACCATCTGACCGTCGGTCATCAGGAAGTTCTGCTCAGTATGGTTGCGCTGAATTTCATCCTGATGGAAACGCACGCCGGCTTCCAGGTTGTGGGTCACACCGGCCAGAGTCACTGGCATGGCACCATCCATCTGCACGCCCTGAGAATAGTACTCCCGGGCGTTATCGCCCAGCACCAGAATCTGCTGAATGCTGGCATCTCTCTCGCCGGTCAGCACCTGGTAATAGTCCCAATATTGCTCTGGGTCAGTGAGCACGGAAAGCAGGCTTGGTACATTGCCGCCCTGGGAACTGGTAAAGCGATTGAGCTTCTCCCAGCTGCGCTCAAAGTCATGGCGATAAGCACGGGTGGTGACATCCAAACTCTGCCAGCTCAGATGGTGTGTCAGTTGCAGCTGGCTGTGCTGCCAGTCCATCTCGGCCAGCTGGGTAGCGGCGTAGCGTCTTAAGGGATTGACGGCAAAGTCGCCGTCGGTCAGGCCCAGATAGGTTTCATCTGACACCTCGTCGGCATAACTGGCTTTTACTTCCAGCAACTGATCAACCGACTGACTGGACAGATCCCAGTTGGCCTTAAACATCAGGTCGTTTTTCTCAAAACCGGTATCGCCACCGCCATCCAGCTCTTTAAAACCATCGGTCTGAACCCTCAAGCCTTCCAGCAGATAACCAAAATCGCCCTGAGTATCGCCGTAATACGCATGGGCCTTGGCGTAGCCATCACCGCCCAGACTCAAATCCACCATGCCTTCGCCACTTAGTGGCACCGGACGGGTGACCAGATTCAGAGTACCGGCCACAGTATTGGGGCCATACTGAATGGTACCCGGCCCTTTGGTGACTTCCACCGCCGTCATACGGCTGGTCATGGGAAAATAATACGCTGCCGGAGCCGAGTAAGGCGCCGGGCCTATCAGCACCCCATCTTCCATAATATTGATTTTCTTACTGCGTTCCGGCGTTACACCGCGAAAGCCGATATTCGGCCGCAGACCATAACCGTCCTCACTGCGGATATTTACCCCAGGCACCTGAGCCAGAATGCGACCGATATCGTCATACTCAAACTTCGCCAGTGCCTGCTCGTCCAGGCGCGTGACCGAGCCTGCAGTGGCCGACAGTTGCTGCTCGGTGCCGATCACACTAACCCGCTCAATGTTGCTGGTTTCATCACCTTCGGCCAACGCCGGTAAGGTCAGTGCCGCCAGTACAGACAGGCTCAGAGGACGCATTAGTAATGTTTTTTTCATCAGTCGTTATCCCCCGCACTGGTTTCCGGCAGCTCCAGGGCCAGACTATTGATAAAGTCGGACTTCATGGTGTCGGTGACCTTTTTCACCTCACCGTGCAAGGCTTCGACACTGTCCGGGTTGTTCTGAAGTGCTTCGGCCAGAGAGGCGTCAAAACCCTCTGTATTATTGATGGCCATTTGCAGATCCCCCAGCAGTCGCTCGGCGGTCTCGCTATCACCCACATCGTTAAGATAATCATCGAAGCCGATGCCAGACTCCGCATCCATCCCGCCTTGCAGCATATGTAACAAGCCGGTCAGATTGGCGTGAATATTCTCTATCGAGTGATTGGCGTACTGCGACTCGACGTTGTCGGCACAAGGCTCGGCGCCGCAGTCGTTGGCAAACAGGCCCAAAGGTGTCGCCAACTTGGCATCCTTGGTGGTTTCGGTGATATAAAACAACGCATCGGACACTTCATTCACGGCCTCATGGGCAGTAGCGTAGATACTGTCCGGCAGACCGGCGTTTTTCAGACGAAAACCATAGCCGCTCTCGCCCTGCCATTGCTCGACAAGCTCATCGGCGCTGTTCTTTAAGTCGCTGACGACGATTTCAGCGAAGTCACAGCGGGCCTGACGTTTTTGATCATCGGTCAGGTCGAGCCAGCCGTCCGGCTCGGTACCGGCAATAGTGCACTGATGATTCAGATCTTCGTTAAACAGCAGGTATTCCAATGCATCCAGCCCCCTGCGACTGTTGGTTCGCAGGCTAATGTCATAGCCTTCTTCCCGGGACAGCATCACTTCCTGATCCACCGAGCAGGCGCTGGTGTTCGGCCAGGAGTAGATGCGGTTTCGCAACGTAGAGCTGTTATCCGTGAGCGGGCCAATCTGCATTAATTCGGCCTGCTGCCAGTCGCTCATCACCGTACGCCAGTCCTCACGGGCCTGGTCAAGGGTCGTGTCCGTATCGCCACTGCTACTGAGTGCCTGACAATATGCCGCCACACTGTCCTGTTGATGGATTAAGTCGGCCTGAAACTGCTGATAGGTGGGCAGGATCACCTGATCCACCACGCTTTCCAGCAGTTGGTTCTGATCAAAATCCGTTTGCACCGGCTGCGACGGTGAGCCGAAATCCTCACCCTGACTCTGGCTACTTGACTCGCCGCAACCTGTGGCAATCAGCGCAGAAGCGCAGGCAAAAACAAGGGGATGTAACCTCATAATGCACCTTTAATTAGAAACACAAAAGGCCCGCATCGGCGGGCCTGACTCTATTTTAATGAACGGAATTACCAGTTCTGCACATTCGCATCGGCGAAGCCGTAGGCCGTGCCAACAAGATCGCGTGCCGCTTCGATGTCAGCCAGATAGGCGTCCATATCGCCAGTCAAAACAGGCTTATCGCCGATCAACTGATGTAGGCTGGCAAAATCTTCATCGGAAATGGCCTTGAAGCGATTAAACTGCAAGCCCAGTGCAAAGGCTTTCAGCTCTGACCAATGAGTCGCCAAGGCACCATAATCAAAGTCCTCGGTATTGATGTTCTCATAGTCAGACAACGTAGAGTTGGCATAGTGAATCACATTTGCCGCCACAACTTTTTCCCACTCCGAAACAATAATGTCTCGCTGCACTTTCAGATCATCCATCTGTGCAGTAGTCAGAGCCTGACCGGCGTTGTCGTTAATGATCTTACGGCCTTGCAGGAAGGCATCGAAGATGGACTGCGTGAAGTCGGTCTTAACACCCTCTTGAGAGCCCAGGTCACGCTTGGCGGCATAACCGGCAAAGGTAAAGTTAAACTCAGATTCCAGATCGATGCTGCCGCTTTCATCGGTATCCATATAACCGGGGCTGGCGATCATCTCATCGCTGTAATCCAGAAAGTCACGGGCCGCACCAAAATAGCCATAACCTTCATCAAACTGATGCTCCAATGTGGTAAAGGCAGCACCATCATCCTGGCTGGTATTGTCGGTCATCAGGCCTTTGCCTTCCGTGTCGTCATCCAGATAGTCATCCACAGACTGGGAATAAGCAACGCCCATTAGCAGAAACTTGTGGATCAGTTGGCTCAGATTAAGACCATCATCCGTCAGGTGAACCTTGTTGATGACATCACCAAAGGGATCCAAACGCTGATTACCCGCCAACTGGCTTTCGGCATTGTCGGCCAACTCATTAAACCAGCTACGAACCAGACTTTCCGGGTCAGTACTACCAGCCGCGCCCCAACCCACAAACTCGGTACTCCAATCTTTATGCTGGCCAGTGGCGTCGTTGCCCGCAAGCTTACCGACCAGGTTTTTGTTTGAGCCTGATACCTCTAGCAGGGTTTGCTGATCCTTAGCGGGATCAGTGGAAATTCGAATATTGGTCGCACCCCAGATAGCATCATACTGGTCGCCGAAGTTATCAAAGTACTGAAGCAGAGCATCCAGTGCATCCTGACGGTCTACATAACCGGCGTTATTAAAGTCTTCTACCGCGCCAAACTCGGTATCCATCAATGTTTTGATGTCCGTCAGCAACACATAGCGTGCTATCTGACCAGAGTAAGAGACGCTGGATTCTTCAGTAAAGGCGCTGGTAAAGCTGTAGGTATCCAGCACATCGGTCACATCGATACTGAATTCTTCAGTTACACTCTCATCGCCGCTGTCGGTGGCGGTGACATTCAGAGTGACAGTCGCTGCTTTCTCAAAGTTTAACGCCTGGCCTTCTGCCAGCATCAGGGTGTTGCCGGTCACAACGAAACGCTCATCGTCGACGCTAAAGGTGTGGCTGTCGTCGTCTTCGTCGGTGACAGTCAGTGTACCGATTTCAGCACCGGCGATATTCTCTTCAACGCTGTTAGCGTCGAGGCTGATAGCCGTAGGGGCAGCATTACCGCTGCCACCATTGTCACCGCCAGAGTTATCGTTATTGTCATTACTGGAAGAGCCGCCGCAGGCGGACAGCATTAAAGAAGCAACAATCGCCGCCAAAGCCGTTTTTCTTGTTGTAAGCATAGAATTCCCGTTTCTTTGAAATGAATGTGCAAATGAAAACAATTCTCGATTATAAACATCGGCAATTGAGAATCAATATTATTTACAGGAATATTTCGGATTTATTGGGGTGGATCAATTCGGCAGTGTTTAGCGCCGCTTTTTTAGTCGGTGACCAATGGCAAATAAGACTCTCTCAGCACCAAACTTATGTGCTGCCCGGGCTGATAGTGTTCTGAACCTGTCGTCGCCACCCAGATTGAATGCTCACTGGGCAGTCGCACCTGTAACAAGTGATGGGTACCCAAATAAGCCGATTCCAATACTTCCGCGAGAACCCCCTCTGGCTGTATTTGAACGGACTCGGGCCGCACCAGACACGAACCAGTATCGGCCTGCACGGTTGTCAGTGGTTGAAAGTCGCCCAGCTCACAATGCCAGATCTCGCTCTTTCGCTTGGCCGGCAGTAACACACCCCGGCCGATAAACTCGGCCACAAAACGGGTGGCGGGACGATGATACAAGTTAGGGGCATTATCCCACTGGTGCACCCTGCCCTGAGCCATAACCGCAATATGGTCAGCCAAGGCAAACGCTTCAGCCTGATCATGGGTTACCAGTAACGCGGTAATGCCCTCGTGGCGAAGAATACGACGCACCTGACGAGCCAACCCTTCACGCAATTCCGTGTCCAGACTGGAAAACGGCTCATCCAGCAGCAGCACATCCGGCTTCGGTGCCAGCGCGCGGGCCAGTGCCACTCGCTGCTGCTGACCGCCGGACAATGAATAGCTGTAACGACCGGCAAAATCGGTGAGTTCCACCAGTTCCAGAAGCTCTCGAACGCGTGCCTGGCGCTTGTCGGCAGACCACTGGCCTAAACCAAAACCGATGTTTTCCGCCACAGTCAGATGAGGGAACAGAGCAAAGTCCTGAAATACCATACCCACATGGCGTTTTTCCGGAGCCATATGTTCGTTGACGCCGCTCACCACCCGGCCTTCCAGTTCAATACTGCCCTGAGCCACCGGCTCAAAACCGGCGATGGCTCTTAATACCGAGGTTTTGCCACAGCCCGAGGGCCCCAGCAAACAGCCAATCTCCCCGGCATGCAGCCGAAAGCTGACGTCGTCTACGACTTTCTTGGCATCATAAGCAACAGCGATGCCGTTCACTAACAACATTATTGGTATCCTTTTCGGGTCGCTTCGATGGCGCGTGACAACCAGATAACCGGTAAAACGCCCACTACCAGTATGGCCAACGATGGCAGAGCGGCGTCGGCCAGGCGTTCATCGGACGCCAGTTCATAGGCCTTAACCGCCAGCGTATCAAAGTTAAAGGGTCTTAGAATCAAGGTGGCGGGCAGTTCTTTCAGTACATCCACAAACACCAGCAATAAGGCCGCCAGTACACTGGGACGCAATATGGGCAGGTGAATGCGCTTTAAAATGCCGATGGGAGAAAGGCCCAGACTGCGACCGGCCTGATCCATCGACGGGCGAATACGCTCCAGGCCAGTGTCGATCTGATGCAACGACACCGCCAGAAACCGTATACTGTAGGCCAGTACCAGCGCAAACAGGGTGCCAGAAAAAATCAGTCCGGTTTGAATACCAAACCAGGACGCCATCAGTCCGTGTATACGGTGATCCAGCCAGCTGAGCGGCAACAAGCAGCCTACCGCGATCACCGTTCCCGGTACCGCATAGCCCAGCGAGGCAGTATTGATAGGCCAGCGAATGCGGCTGTTAGGTCTGAGCCGTTTGCCATAACTAAACAGCAGGGCCAGCAGCAACACGACCATCGCGGTGACCCCGGCTAACAGGAAACTGTTCCCCATCAATCCGATAAACTCGCTATCAAACTGCTCAAAGCCGGTATAAAACACCCAGTGCGATAGCATCAACACTGGCAGTATAAACCCCAGGGTCAGTGGTAGCGCACAGCACGCAAACAAGAAACCGGCCCAAGCGCCGCGCACCCTCTGGCGACGTGCGGTAATCTGCTTATGCCCTTGATAGTAATAACGGATCTTGCGGCGTGAGTACTTTTCCAGAATCAACAGAATAAACACAAAGCCAGTCAATAAGGCAGCTAATTGTGCTGCGCCCACGCTATTCCCCATACCAAACCAGGTGCGGAAGATGCCGGTGGTAAAGGTACTGACCCCAAAGTACTGCACCGTGCCATAGTCGGCGAACGCCTCCATCATCGCCAGCGCCACGCCGGTTAAAATGGCAGGCCGCGCCATCGGCACCGCCACCTTAAAAAAGGTGGCTACCGGCCCCATGCCCAAAGCCTGACTGACCTCGTACAGGCTTAAGCTCTGCTCACGAAAGCCATTGCGAGCCAGCATAAACACATAGGGGTAAAGCACCAGTGTCAGCATTACAATAGCGCCGCCCAAAGAGCGAATCTCTGGAAAGTAATAGTCGCCGTATTGCCAGTCAAACAGACTTCGAAGCAGGCTTTGTACTGGTCCGGCAAAGTCCAGGAACCCGGTGTAGCTGTAAGCGATAATGTAGGCAGGCATCGCCATCGGCAGCAGCAATAACCACTCAAACTGACGCCGCCCCGGGAATTCAAAATGGTGACATAACCAAGCCAGGCCTGTACCGATGGTCATGGTGCCAAGCCCCACTCCCAGAGCCAGAAGCAGGCTGTTAACCACATAACTGGATAACACCGTGTCGGTCAGGTGCTGCCACAGCTGCCACTGAGGGTCCGCCACACTGCTTAGCACCACCAGAACGGGCAGTGCCAGCACAAAGGCTGGCACCCAAACGGCGATGCGCCAACCATCGGTTAGCGCATTTTTAAACGAAAAGATTCGGTCAGTCACTGAATATGGCTTACTTCCAGCCTGCTTTGTCCATCAGAGTGAGTGCCTCACCGTTCAGCTTACCCACCACTTCCAGTGGAATTGACTCCGCTTTAAAGTCACCAAACTGCTTAAGCACCTCGCTTTGCTCGACGCCCGCGCGAACCGGGTATTCCTGATTGTGCCTCGCGTACCATTGCTGACTTTCTGGCGTAATCAAAAATTCCAGCAGTTTTTGAGCGTTGTCGGCATTGTTGCTGTGGCGGGTCACCGCCGCGCCAGAAATGTTCACATGTACCCCGCGCTCATCCTGATTTGGCCAGAATACCGCAACTTTCTGTGCCGCTTCGACCTGGGCTGGATCGTCGCTGACATGCATACCGGCAAGATAATAGGTATTGGCGATGGCAATATCACACTGGCCGGCGGCAACGGCGCGAATCTGGTCTCGATCCCCGCCTTTGGGTGGGCGGGCAAAGTTTTTCACCAGTCCCTTAGCCCAGGCTAAGGTCTCGGCCTCGCCTTTTTGCTCGATCATGGCCGCCACCATAGACTGGTTGTAGATATTGCTGGACGAGCGAATGCAGATACGTCCCTGCCACTTGTCATCGGTGAGCGCTTCCATGGTCGAAAGCTCAGCCGGGTCTACTCTGTCCTTAGCGTACATGATGGTGCGTGCTCGTTTGGTCAGGGCAAACCACTGGTTGTCCTCGCCGCGCAGACGCGCCGGAATATGCTGTTTCAGGACCTCGGAATCAACGCTTTGCAGCAAATTCTGTTCCTTGGCCCGGTACAAGCGCCCCACATCGGTGGTGATCAGCACATCCGCTGGTGTCAGCGAACCTTCTGCGGCGATACGGGAGATCAGAGTATCTGCCTTACCGGTGATCAAATTCACCTCAACGCCGGTTTGCTCGGTAAAACGCTCCAATACCGGCTTGATCAGTGCCTCCTTACGAGCCGAATAGACATTGACCTGTTCGGCCGCCACTGAGGGCAACACCGTAAGTGCCGATAAGGCAAAGGCTAAAACGCGGGACTTTATCATCAACAACCACCTCCAAAGGCGACATCAAATGGGCTACTAATGGCGGGCATCATAGTCCAGTTGATAATAATTCTCAATAAAATTAATGTCGCCTCAGTTGTGTCAGATCAATACAGTCTATTGGCTTTCGTACATCAGGTAATGGCTTTCCACCATGCCCAAATGTTCGTAAGTGGCCTGTGCCTGTGTGTTCTCTTTTTCGACATACAAGCGATAGCCACACACGTTACCCGCCTGCTCACCCAGGCGCTGAACTTCATGGTACAAGCCTGAATAAATGCCCTGACGGCGGTTCTCCGGTTTGACATAAACACTCTGGATCCACCAGAACAGGCCATTGCGCCAGTCGCTCCATTCATAGGTGACCATCAGGCTGCCAACAATCTGATCGTCTTGCTCGGCCACTAAGTAAAAACCAAAAGCAGGCGTGTCTACAAGTTGGCGTACACCAGCGCTTAGGGTATCCGGGTTCAGGGTCTTGCCCTCGGTTTCCCGGGCCATCAGTTGGTTAAAGTCCACCAAAGCCGAGACATCGTCCAGGGTAGCCGGTCGAATTTGAATGCTCATTGTTGATCCTACGCAAAGAGTATGAAAGCCCGTGATTCTATCCTAAAGCTAGAGTGTTAAAAACGCGTGCTATTGTTTACTATGGCCTTTTTCAGCGTAATCAGGTTTATATCATGAGCGACAATAATCTGGTTTATTCAACCGATATGGGCCGGATCAAGCCGGAAGAACCCAA contains these protein-coding regions:
- a CDS encoding GNAT family N-acetyltransferase, which gives rise to MQIRPATLDDVSALVDFNQLMARETEGKTLNPDTLSAGVRQLVDTPAFGFYLVAEQDDQIVGSLMVTYEWSDWRNGLFWWIQSVYVKPENRRQGIYSGLYHEVQRLGEQAGNVCGYRLYVEKENTQAQATYEHLGMVESHYLMYESQ
- a CDS encoding ABC transporter ATP-binding protein, yielding MLLVNGIAVAYDAKKVVDDVSFRLHAGEIGCLLGPSGCGKTSVLRAIAGFEPVAQGSIELEGRVVSGVNEHMAPEKRHVGMVFQDFALFPHLTVAENIGFGLGQWSADKRQARVRELLELVELTDFAGRYSYSLSGGQQQRVALARALAPKPDVLLLDEPFSSLDTELREGLARQVRRILRHEGITALLVTHDQAEAFALADHIAVMAQGRVHQWDNAPNLYHRPATRFVAEFIGRGVLLPAKRKSEIWHCELGDFQPLTTVQADTGSCLVRPESVQIQPEGVLAEVLESAYLGTHHLLQVRLPSEHSIWVATTGSEHYQPGQHISLVLRESYLPLVTD
- a CDS encoding Fe(3+) ABC transporter substrate-binding protein, translated to MIKSRVLAFALSALTVLPSVAAEQVNVYSARKEALIKPVLERFTEQTGVEVNLITGKADTLISRIAAEGSLTPADVLITTDVGRLYRAKEQNLLQSVDSEVLKQHIPARLRGEDNQWFALTKRARTIMYAKDRVDPAELSTMEALTDDKWQGRICIRSSSNIYNQSMVAAMIEQKGEAETLAWAKGLVKNFARPPKGGDRDQIRAVAAGQCDIAIANTYYLAGMHVSDDPAQVEAAQKVAVFWPNQDERGVHVNISGAAVTRHSNNADNAQKLLEFLITPESQQWYARHNQEYPVRAGVEQSEVLKQFGDFKAESIPLEVVGKLNGEALTLMDKAGWK
- a CDS encoding DUF4856 domain-containing protein, encoding MLTTRKTALAAIVASLMLSACGGSSSNDNNDNSGGDNGGSGNAAPTAISLDANSVEENIAGAEIGTLTVTDEDDDSHTFSVDDERFVVTGNTLMLAEGQALNFEKAATVTLNVTATDSGDESVTEEFSIDVTDVLDTYSFTSAFTEESSVSYSGQIARYVLLTDIKTLMDTEFGAVEDFNNAGYVDRQDALDALLQYFDNFGDQYDAIWGATNIRISTDPAKDQQTLLEVSGSNKNLVGKLAGNDATGQHKDWSTEFVGWGAAGSTDPESLVRSWFNELADNAESQLAGNQRLDPFGDVINKVHLTDDGLNLSQLIHKFLLMGVAYSQSVDDYLDDDTEGKGLMTDNTSQDDGAAFTTLEHQFDEGYGYFGAARDFLDYSDEMIASPGYMDTDESGSIDLESEFNFTFAGYAAKRDLGSQEGVKTDFTQSIFDAFLQGRKIINDNAGQALTTAQMDDLKVQRDIIVSEWEKVVAANVIHYANSTLSDYENINTEDFDYGALATHWSELKAFALGLQFNRFKAISDEDFASLHQLIGDKPVLTGDMDAYLADIEAARDLVGTAYGFADANVQNW
- a CDS encoding ABC transporter permease yields the protein MTDRIFSFKNALTDGWRIAVWVPAFVLALPVLVVLSSVADPQWQLWQHLTDTVLSSYVVNSLLLALGVGLGTMTIGTGLAWLCHHFEFPGRRQFEWLLLLPMAMPAYIIAYSYTGFLDFAGPVQSLLRSLFDWQYGDYYFPEIRSLGGAIVMLTLVLYPYVFMLARNGFREQSLSLYEVSQALGMGPVATFFKVAVPMARPAILTGVALAMMEAFADYGTVQYFGVSTFTTGIFRTWFGMGNSVGAAQLAALLTGFVFILLILEKYSRRKIRYYYQGHKQITARRQRVRGAWAGFLFACCALPLTLGFILPVLMLSHWVFYTGFEQFDSEFIGLMGNSFLLAGVTAMVVLLLALLFSYGKRLRPNSRIRWPINTASLGYAVPGTVIAVGCLLPLSWLDHRIHGLMASWFGIQTGLIFSGTLFALVLAYSIRFLAVSLHQIDTGLERIRPSMDQAGRSLGLSPIGILKRIHLPILRPSVLAALLLVFVDVLKELPATLILRPFNFDTLAVKAYELASDERLADAALPSLAILVVGVLPVIWLSRAIEATRKGYQ
- a CDS encoding TonB-dependent receptor family protein, translated to MKKTLLMRPLSLSVLAALTLPALAEGDETSNIERVSVIGTEQQLSATAGSVTRLDEQALAKFEYDDIGRILAQVPGVNIRSEDGYGLRPNIGFRGVTPERSKKINIMEDGVLIGPAPYSAPAAYYFPMTSRMTAVEVTKGPGTIQYGPNTVAGTLNLVTRPVPLSGEGMVDLSLGGDGYAKAHAYYGDTQGDFGYLLEGLRVQTDGFKELDGGGDTGFEKNDLMFKANWDLSSQSVDQLLEVKASYADEVSDETYLGLTDGDFAVNPLRRYAATQLAEMDWQHSQLQLTHHLSWQSLDVTTRAYRHDFERSWEKLNRFTSSQGGNVPSLLSVLTDPEQYWDYYQVLTGERDASIQQILVLGDNAREYYSQGVQMDGAMPVTLAGVTHNLEAGVRFHQDEIQRNHTEQNFLMTDGQMVATGESVRATTTNLETTRAWSVYIQDRIELGDWAFTLGTRGEDIDGYYRNRNRKPNAGDDWQRKEHRIWLPSASALYRVDEQQSVFAGVHKGFVPTSPLQDKRIEPEKSLNYELGWRYRNGASQAEVVGFFNDVDNLKESCSFSTAASCASDGDLDQDFNAGAVEVYGLEASINSYMRVTGELTLPWSVVYTHTQSEFKQGLDSDFDLWGEVDPGDEVPYLPDNVLTLTVGVAASDWRVTLLVNHTGEMREAAGQGVVLSGKVVPSHTLVDLSASYDVSANGQLYLKLDNLLDEVEIGSRRPYGARPTKPQQAFVGYKYHF
- a CDS encoding imelysin family protein, which produces MRLHPLVFACASALIATGCGESSSQSQGEDFGSPSQPVQTDFDQNQLLESVVDQVILPTYQQFQADLIHQQDSVAAYCQALSSSGDTDTTLDQAREDWRTVMSDWQQAELMQIGPLTDNSSTLRNRIYSWPNTSACSVDQEVMLSREEGYDISLRTNSRRGLDALEYLLFNEDLNHQCTIAGTEPDGWLDLTDDQKRQARCDFAEIVVSDLKNSADELVEQWQGESGYGFRLKNAGLPDSIYATAHEAVNEVSDALFYITETTKDAKLATPLGLFANDCGAEPCADNVESQYANHSIENIHANLTGLLHMLQGGMDAESGIGFDDYLNDVGDSETAERLLGDLQMAINNTEGFDASLAEALQNNPDSVEALHGEVKKVTDTMKSDFINSLALELPETSAGDND